One genomic window of Nakamurella panacisegetis includes the following:
- a CDS encoding MBL fold metallo-hydrolase codes for MTHPLVGRVRGVTYGVSVLLADNAGPMTLDGTNSYLLAGPDSVGFVVVDPGPLDEEHLQTLAAEGPVELVLITHRHLDHTAGARRFAEITGAPVRAADPGHCHRGLPLVDGELIEAAGLQIRVLATPGHTDDSVSFHLPEPDGPGAVLTGDTILGRGTTVIAYPDGDLGSFLESLDRLAGLGSAMVLPGHGPELPDLAAVCRDYYEHRQQRLDSIRAALLVLGADAGVDAVTDLVYTDIEPAVRGAAELSVAAQLAYLRTSG; via the coding sequence ATGACGCACCCGCTGGTCGGCCGCGTTCGCGGCGTCACGTACGGGGTCAGCGTGCTGCTGGCCGACAACGCCGGCCCGATGACGCTCGACGGAACCAATTCCTACCTGCTCGCCGGCCCGGATTCGGTGGGGTTCGTCGTGGTGGACCCCGGTCCGCTGGACGAGGAGCACCTGCAGACGCTGGCCGCCGAGGGGCCGGTCGAACTTGTGCTGATCACCCACCGCCATCTCGACCACACGGCCGGCGCGCGCCGGTTCGCCGAGATCACCGGGGCGCCCGTCCGGGCGGCCGACCCGGGCCACTGCCATCGCGGTCTCCCGCTGGTCGACGGGGAGCTGATCGAGGCGGCGGGTCTGCAGATCCGGGTACTGGCCACGCCGGGTCACACCGATGATTCGGTGTCGTTCCATCTGCCCGAGCCCGACGGGCCCGGTGCGGTCCTGACCGGTGACACGATCCTGGGCCGCGGTACCACCGTGATCGCGTATCCGGACGGCGACCTCGGATCCTTCCTGGAGTCGCTGGACCGGCTGGCCGGTCTGGGCAGCGCCATGGTGCTGCCGGGCCACGGCCCCGAACTGCCGGATCTGGCTGCCGTCTGCCGCGACTACTACGAACACCGGCAGCAGCGGTTGGACTCGATCCGGGCGGCGCTGCTGGTGCTCGGCGCAGACGCCGGCGTCGACGCAGTGACGGATCTGGTCTACACCGACATCGAGCCGGCCGTGCGCGGGGCGGCGGAGTTGTCGGTGGCCGCCCAGCTCGCCTACCTCCGCACCTCCGGGTGA
- a CDS encoding WhiB family transcriptional regulator, with the protein MLRDSEWTVRAVCAGADPDALFVTGAAQRDAAKICQACPVRLECLADALDNQIEYGVWGGMTERQRRAVLKKSPEVTSWRPLLEEARASATAEAAS; encoded by the coding sequence TTGCTCCGCGACTCCGAATGGACGGTCCGCGCGGTCTGCGCCGGGGCCGACCCGGATGCGCTCTTCGTCACCGGCGCCGCTCAGCGTGACGCCGCCAAGATCTGCCAGGCCTGCCCGGTGCGCCTGGAGTGCCTGGCCGACGCCCTGGACAACCAGATCGAGTACGGCGTCTGGGGCGGTATGACCGAGCGGCAGCGCCGCGCCGTCCTGAAGAAGTCCCCGGAGGTCACCAGCTGGCGTCCCCTGCTCGAGGAGGCCAGGGCATCGGCCACGGCGGAAGCGGCTAGCTGA
- a CDS encoding putative RNA methyltransferase, producing the protein MKPGHVRAAALHHVRHPTHRYPPAAVAALACPHCGTGLTCDDDTFTCQNGHTFDIARQGYVALLAARARTDTGDSSDMVTAREQFLGAGHYAPIAAALGPVSGPVLEIGAGTGYYLSAVLDAGATGDVAGATGDLAGATGDLAGAKVGIALDSSKFAARRAAHDRRVLSVVADAWSSLPIRSESLGAVLSVFAPRDPSEVRRVLRPGGRLIAVTPNPKHLGELRDRIDMLTVDEGKADRLVAAFDGLLTPVGHRVVEFAMSLTRADVSALVRMGPSARHLTADGLAARVEALPEPLPVTATVTVSTFEKPAGR; encoded by the coding sequence GTGAAGCCCGGACACGTGCGGGCCGCCGCCCTGCACCACGTGCGGCACCCCACCCACCGGTACCCGCCGGCCGCGGTGGCCGCTCTGGCCTGCCCGCACTGCGGGACCGGCCTGACCTGTGATGACGACACTTTCACCTGCCAGAACGGGCACACCTTCGACATCGCCCGGCAGGGCTACGTCGCCCTGCTCGCCGCCCGGGCGCGGACCGACACCGGCGACAGTTCGGACATGGTCACCGCCCGCGAGCAGTTCCTGGGGGCCGGGCACTACGCCCCCATCGCGGCGGCTCTCGGCCCGGTGTCGGGGCCGGTGCTGGAGATCGGGGCCGGGACCGGTTACTACCTGAGCGCCGTCCTGGATGCGGGGGCGACGGGGGATGTGGCCGGAGCGACGGGGGATCTGGCCGGGGCGACGGGGGATCTGGCCGGGGCGAAGGTGGGGATCGCTCTGGACTCGTCGAAGTTCGCTGCGCGCCGGGCGGCCCATGACCGGCGGGTGCTGAGCGTCGTGGCCGACGCCTGGTCGTCGCTGCCGATCCGGTCGGAGTCGCTCGGTGCCGTGCTGAGCGTGTTCGCGCCGCGCGATCCGTCCGAGGTGCGCCGGGTACTGCGACCCGGCGGTCGGTTGATCGCCGTCACGCCGAACCCGAAGCACCTGGGTGAACTCCGGGATCGCATAGACATGCTCACCGTCGACGAGGGCAAGGCCGACCGTCTGGTCGCCGCGTTCGACGGACTGCTGACCCCGGTCGGCCACCGCGTGGTCGAGTTCGCGATGAGCCTGACCCGGGCCGATGTCTCCGCCCTGGTCCGGATGGGCCCGAGCGCTCGGCACCTGACCGCGGACGGGTTGGCCGCGCGGGTCGAGGCCCTGCCGGAACCGTTACCGGTCACCGCAACGGTCACCGTGAGCACGTTCGAGAAGCCGGCTGGACGGTAG
- a CDS encoding NUDIX hydrolase, with the protein MAEQSPHGPAGAEPVEPRLAATVMLLREGSAGLEVFVMHRVAGMAFAPSVTVFPGGGVDPGDHDAPVWSGPDRRWWATALAKEQDLASALVVAAVRELFEETGVLLSEGGLGESERQAVAEHRSTLREVMDPHRLRLRSELLRPWANWITPPGNTRRYDTFFFLAAQPEGQEAQMLTSEAESGRWARPVDLLAEHAGGQLAMMPPTLSMLIDLQRAGTVQWAMSQSKTVTPLTPVVRSRPGEPLEIEADGRVFSLRRQGT; encoded by the coding sequence GTGGCAGAACAGAGTCCCCATGGGCCCGCCGGTGCCGAACCGGTCGAGCCGCGCCTGGCGGCGACCGTCATGCTGCTGCGCGAGGGGTCGGCCGGCCTCGAGGTCTTCGTCATGCACCGCGTCGCCGGCATGGCCTTCGCCCCCTCGGTCACCGTGTTCCCGGGTGGTGGCGTCGACCCTGGAGACCATGACGCCCCGGTCTGGTCCGGACCCGACCGACGCTGGTGGGCGACGGCGCTGGCCAAGGAGCAGGATCTGGCGTCGGCTCTGGTGGTGGCGGCTGTGCGGGAACTGTTCGAAGAGACCGGCGTCCTGCTGTCGGAAGGTGGCCTGGGCGAGTCCGAACGCCAGGCCGTGGCCGAACACCGCAGCACCCTTCGCGAGGTGATGGACCCGCACCGGCTCAGGCTCCGGTCCGAACTGCTGCGGCCGTGGGCGAACTGGATCACCCCGCCGGGCAACACGCGCCGTTACGACACCTTCTTCTTCCTGGCCGCACAGCCGGAGGGCCAGGAGGCGCAGATGCTCACCTCCGAGGCCGAATCCGGGCGGTGGGCGCGACCGGTGGACCTGCTGGCCGAGCACGCCGGCGGTCAGCTCGCCATGATGCCGCCGACCCTGTCCATGCTGATCGATCTCCAGCGGGCCGGCACCGTGCAGTGGGCGATGAGTCAGAGCAAGACGGTCACCCCGCTCACGCCGGTGGTCCGCAGCCGGCCCGGGGAGCCGCTGGAGATCGAAGCTGACGGCCGGGTCTTCTCCTTGCGGAGGCAGGGCACATGA
- a CDS encoding MBL fold metallo-hydrolase has protein sequence MSRTMVEVASGVLVATSRREVTTSTVVVHAGTALLVDPAWDPDELSDLADFLEESGLRVEAGFSTHAHHDHVLWHPGFGGPPRWASPAAADLVAEYRGELVEALGPSWPVALMPLVGMVRPLDGDVLPWDGPRAEIVVHDGHSAGHAAVWLPGPGVLLAGDMLSDVELPLAQETGLAAYDQGLTVLLPYVRQARVLVPGHGHPTSDPMRRWEADRRYLDAVLAGHEVSDPRLANMGMRDAHAANLAAD, from the coding sequence ATGAGCCGGACGATGGTGGAGGTGGCATCGGGGGTGCTGGTCGCGACCAGCCGCCGGGAGGTCACCACGTCCACCGTCGTGGTGCACGCAGGCACGGCGTTGCTGGTCGACCCGGCCTGGGATCCGGACGAACTGTCGGATCTGGCCGACTTCCTGGAGGAGTCGGGGTTGCGGGTGGAGGCCGGCTTCTCCACGCACGCCCACCACGATCACGTGTTGTGGCATCCCGGGTTCGGCGGCCCTCCCCGGTGGGCCTCGCCGGCCGCCGCCGACCTGGTGGCCGAGTACCGCGGCGAACTGGTGGAGGCATTGGGGCCGAGTTGGCCGGTGGCCTTGATGCCACTCGTCGGGATGGTTCGGCCGCTGGACGGCGACGTCCTGCCGTGGGACGGGCCGCGGGCCGAGATCGTCGTCCACGACGGGCATTCCGCCGGGCACGCCGCGGTCTGGTTGCCCGGGCCCGGCGTGCTGCTGGCCGGTGACATGCTCAGCGACGTCGAGCTGCCGTTGGCCCAGGAAACCGGCCTGGCCGCCTACGACCAGGGCCTCACGGTGCTGCTGCCCTACGTGCGCCAGGCCCGGGTCCTGGTGCCCGGACACGGGCATCCAACATCGGATCCCATGCGGCGGTGGGAGGCAGACCGCCGGTATCTCGACGCCGTTCTGGCCGGCCACGAGGTGAGCGACCCGCGGCTGGCGAACATGGGCATGCGTGACGCCCATGCCGCCAACCTGGCGGCCGACTGA
- a CDS encoding RidA family protein, whose translation MTVADRLAELGIELPSPAAAAGSYVPTVRSGSMLYTSGQLPFVDGKLPATGKVGAEISPEDAKGYARLAALNALAAVDAAVGLDNVVRVVKVVGFVASAPGFTAQPGVINGASDLFVEVLGEAGRHARSAVGVAELPLGTPVEVEAIFEVR comes from the coding sequence ATGACCGTCGCCGATCGTCTGGCCGAACTCGGCATCGAGCTGCCGAGCCCCGCGGCCGCCGCCGGTTCCTACGTCCCGACCGTGCGGTCGGGGTCGATGCTGTACACGTCCGGGCAACTGCCGTTCGTCGACGGCAAGCTCCCGGCCACTGGCAAGGTCGGTGCCGAGATCAGCCCGGAGGACGCCAAGGGCTACGCCCGGCTCGCGGCGCTGAACGCGCTGGCCGCGGTGGACGCCGCAGTCGGACTGGACAACGTCGTCCGCGTGGTCAAGGTGGTCGGTTTCGTGGCCTCCGCCCCGGGATTCACCGCGCAGCCCGGTGTCATCAACGGCGCGTCCGACCTGTTCGTGGAGGTACTGGGCGAAGCCGGTCGTCACGCCCGGTCGGCCGTCGGTGTCGCCGAGTTGCCGTTGGGCACCCCGGTCGAGGTGGAAGCGATCTTCGAGGTCCGCTAG
- a CDS encoding ArsA-related P-loop ATPase, protein MTPREAADAAPRTRIDPDAWPAAARRARLHVVTGKGGTGKTTVAAALALALAADGRRVLLAEVEERQGIARLFDVPPLPYEERKIAVASGGGEVRALAVDIEAALLEYFAMFYNLGFAGRTLKRMGAVEFATTLAPGLRDVLLTGKVKETVTRRGHDARPVYDAVVMDAPPTGRIVTFLNVTVAMADLAKRGPIRNQADGVVELLHSADTVVHLVTLLEDMPVTETLEAITELRSADLPVGSIIVNAATVSHLGPASLRPAAEHRLDINRLGAGLAGAGIDPDPELLDGLAQETADHAIRVLAEQECRAQLAAAGVPMLSLPRLVDGADLGGVYELADELAGQGVGR, encoded by the coding sequence ATGACTCCCCGAGAGGCCGCGGACGCGGCCCCCCGCACCAGGATCGACCCCGACGCGTGGCCGGCGGCCGCCCGCCGCGCGCGGCTGCACGTCGTCACCGGGAAGGGCGGAACCGGCAAGACGACGGTCGCGGCGGCCCTGGCCCTGGCGCTGGCCGCCGACGGCAGGCGGGTGCTGCTGGCCGAGGTCGAGGAGCGGCAGGGCATCGCCCGGCTGTTCGACGTTCCGCCGTTGCCCTACGAGGAGCGGAAGATCGCCGTCGCCTCGGGTGGCGGTGAGGTGCGGGCGCTGGCCGTCGACATCGAGGCCGCCCTGCTCGAATACTTCGCGATGTTCTACAACCTGGGCTTCGCCGGGCGGACCCTGAAGCGGATGGGAGCGGTCGAGTTCGCTACCACCCTGGCCCCGGGCCTGCGTGACGTCCTCCTGACCGGCAAGGTCAAGGAGACGGTGACCCGGCGCGGTCACGATGCCCGGCCGGTGTACGACGCGGTGGTGATGGATGCCCCGCCGACGGGCCGGATCGTGACGTTCCTCAACGTGACCGTGGCCATGGCCGATCTGGCCAAGCGCGGTCCGATCCGGAACCAGGCCGACGGGGTGGTCGAACTGCTGCACTCGGCCGACACGGTGGTGCATCTGGTCACGCTGCTGGAGGACATGCCGGTGACCGAGACCCTGGAGGCGATCACCGAACTGCGCTCGGCGGACCTGCCGGTCGGTTCGATCATCGTCAACGCCGCCACCGTCTCGCATCTGGGCCCGGCCTCGCTCAGGCCGGCGGCCGAGCACCGTCTCGACATCAACCGCCTCGGCGCGGGACTGGCCGGCGCCGGTATCGATCCTGACCCCGAGCTGCTGGACGGGCTGGCCCAGGAGACGGCCGACCACGCCATCCGGGTACTGGCCGAGCAGGAGTGCCGCGCCCAGCTCGCCGCGGCCGGGGTGCCGATGCTGTCGTTGCCGCGGCTGGTCGACGGGGCCGATCTCGGCGGGGTGTACGAGTTGGCCGACGAGCTAGCCGGACAGGGAGTCGGGCGATGA
- a CDS encoding ArsA family ATPase, translating to MKAPLDLAGVLTDPSVHVVVTCGSGGVGKTTTAAAMALYAADQGRKVAVLTIDPARRLAQSLGLGELDNVPRKVDVVHADDGGELWAMMLDTRRTFDEMVSSNANADHAGKILSNPFYKTISTSFSGTQEYMAMEKLSQLAATNEYDLIVVDTPPSRSALDFLDAPQRLSSFLDGRMIRLLASPGRGVMRIVGAGFQIFTKAVTSVIGGQMLSDAATFVQLFEGMFGGFRERAQATYDLLRSSRTVFVVVAVPEPDALREASYFADRLRADRMPLAGLILNRTHPPTADLDAASTAAAIRDAAGSSPLTAAALGIHADRLNVRAQEQRIRARLDRAHPDLPVVEVPALAFDAHDLPDLRIIAARLTGGAIS from the coding sequence ATGAAGGCGCCACTGGATCTGGCCGGGGTGCTCACCGACCCGTCCGTCCACGTCGTGGTCACGTGTGGTTCCGGCGGGGTCGGGAAGACGACGACCGCGGCGGCGATGGCCCTGTACGCGGCCGACCAGGGACGCAAGGTGGCGGTGCTGACCATCGACCCGGCCCGCCGGCTCGCCCAGTCGCTCGGACTGGGCGAACTGGACAACGTCCCCCGCAAGGTCGACGTGGTGCACGCCGATGACGGCGGGGAACTGTGGGCCATGATGCTCGACACCCGGCGCACGTTCGACGAGATGGTGTCGTCCAACGCGAACGCCGATCACGCCGGGAAGATCCTCTCCAACCCGTTCTACAAGACCATCTCGACCTCGTTCTCCGGCACCCAGGAGTACATGGCGATGGAGAAGCTGAGCCAGTTGGCCGCCACCAACGAGTACGACCTGATCGTGGTCGACACTCCGCCGTCCCGCTCGGCGCTGGATTTCCTCGATGCGCCGCAACGACTCTCATCGTTCCTCGACGGCCGGATGATCCGCCTGCTGGCCAGCCCGGGCCGAGGCGTCATGCGGATCGTCGGGGCCGGCTTCCAGATCTTCACCAAGGCCGTGACGTCGGTGATCGGCGGCCAGATGCTCAGCGACGCCGCGACCTTCGTGCAGCTCTTCGAGGGAATGTTCGGCGGCTTCCGGGAGCGGGCCCAGGCCACCTACGACCTGCTGCGCTCCTCGCGGACGGTGTTCGTGGTGGTCGCGGTTCCGGAGCCGGATGCCCTGCGCGAGGCGTCGTACTTCGCGGATCGGTTGCGGGCCGACCGGATGCCGTTGGCCGGGCTGATCCTGAATCGCACCCATCCACCGACGGCGGATCTGGATGCGGCCAGCACGGCCGCGGCGATCCGCGACGCGGCCGGTTCGTCCCCGCTCACCGCGGCGGCCCTGGGCATCCACGCCGACCGGCTCAACGTACGGGCCCAGGAGCAGCGCATCCGGGCCCGGCTGGACCGGGCCCACCCCGACCTGCCGGTGGTGGAGGTGCCGGCTCTGGCCTTCGACGCGCACGACCTTCCGGATCTGCGCATCATCGCGGCCCGGTTGACCGGCGGAGCGATCAGCTAG